The genome window GGCTGCGTCTGGCCAGGCGCgggcaagccggggcggcggccccgggatCGGCGGCGGCGCTGGTTCCTCCTCTCCCTCGTCGGGAGAGTGGGGGGCGGCGCTAAGGCTGGCCATCTTCGATCTGGTGCGGCGCATCTGGTGGCGTGCGGCGTGCCTGTGGGTTCGGCCGTGAGGACGGCGAGCCGTAGGCGTGCCAGATCTGGAGGTATTGCCCCTCTCCCTTCCATGCATCCCTTCCCAGTCCCCGGGTCGGTTTGGATCCTGCCGGATCCACCTCCGGAGTGTTCTGGTGGAGCAGATCGGTGTCCGGGGGAAACCTTGGCTGCCTTAGGCTGACCGGCAGCGGCGACGCCGTTTTTTGGCGCCGCCTTCCTCCTTGGGGGCGTTGCTGAGGGCACCATCTCTCCTCTCCAACCCATGTCCGGGTGAAAGCCCAAGATCCGATGCGGATCGGGCGTCGGCGGCGCCCTAGGCACCGTAACCTTCCTGGAGgcgacgccaaggacattgggatcGGATGGAAGGGTCTGCAGGTGAGGGGTGGGGGTGTGCTGCCTCccttcggtggagcggtgtttcgttctacatattcttggcggcggctctt of Triticum aestivum cultivar Chinese Spring unplaced genomic scaffold, IWGSC CS RefSeq v2.1 scaffold4840, whole genome shotgun sequence contains these proteins:
- the LOC123179344 gene encoding atherin (The sequence of the model RefSeq protein was modified relative to this genomic sequence to represent the inferred CDS: added 239 bases not found in genome assembly); protein product: MGWRGEMVPSATPPRRKAAPKNGVAAAGQPKAAKVSPGHRSAPPEHSGGGSGRIQTDPGTGKGCMEGRGAIPPDLARLRLAVLTAEPTGTPHATRCAAPDRRWPALAPPPTLPTRERRNQRRRPGLPAPGQTQPPPDGAEGRRGAPRRPQRRRPSLPHLERSPSWNDAARESGKPRRRRPPRGLRPAVSSGGGAAGGGGGGGG